DNA from Salmo salar chromosome ssa24, Ssal_v3.1, whole genome shotgun sequence:
CCTGTAAAAATTGCTACAGTATTTAGCAATTCATTTTTGGTAATCTGTAATAACACCATCAATGTTTAACTTATGGATAGTGTTATTTGTAGAGTGAAATTTCTCAAGTCTAAAGAAATAGGATGAATTCTGTTCTCCCTCCTCAATCAATTTTTTCCTAGATCTAATAAAGGCTCTTTCTGCttttaatctatatatattatccagtttatttaatctatatatattatccagtttatttaatCTATATATCATATCCAGTTTATTTTGTAACTCAATTAGTTCCATCTTCTCCTCCCCCCAGAGGCCGGCTGGGGACCTCTGAGAAAGGGAAGTTATCTTAATGATCACCTTTTCCTCCTCAGCTCTTCTGGTCTTAGCAACATTACTACCATATTTTCTAAGGTATTTGGACACCTCAAATTTAAAGAGCTCCCAGTTCTTGCAATAAGATTTTTCTTCACAAGCCCTTTCCCAAAAGTGTGACAGCAGATCTTTAACCTCAAACTTAACTATATTATTATTTAATAATGAGCTATTTAGCTTCCAGTaggatgctctaccaaggttagtATCAGGGGTAAATATTTTGATATCAATGTAAATGGCCCTATGGTCTGTGAGGGGAGTAGTACAAATatctgtagtaacacactcactATTAATACATTTGGATATAAACCAAAaatcgccgaatacaacaagtgtagacttggTTTGATTTGGTTGCGTCAGCGTTCCTTCCGCTGGGCCTAAATTGCACAACAGGTAGCACTTTCTATTAACATCTTGAATCAATTATAAATGTTCACTTTGAGATATTTCGAGAAAAAATAAAGAACACTTTTAATTATATTTTGGTTTTATTATTAGTTTCGTTTAAATTGACCATTAGTGTTTTGTCAGCCAGGGTGATTGTTGAAAGTGCGACACCGAATGCTTAAGCTAGATAAACAGCTGAACTCTTGCTAGCTAGCGACGCTGACAAGTACGGGCAGGATATGTCTCAAAGATCTAGCAAGCTAGCTATACTTTTTTAACTATGCATATTATTGTCCCGTCAAAATACTAAATAATTTAGCTATCTAGTGTAAATTTTGCTAACTAGCTAAACGCTAATTTACTGTCTGAGCAATGTCTGTGCCAGACAGTGAAGAGACTTGTCttactagttaacgttagcttgtCTGCTTATACTTTAGCTAGATACAGCTTGCCACAATGCTTTTTGATGATGGCTTCAACTTCCACAGCTGACATAAAAGGTTTGTTACGCAGACGCTTAATGGGAGATCATTAGCTAGTTAAGCTTTAAACGTTTGTTTCTCAAAACAGtcacatagccagctagctagctactagcagAAGTTGTTAACTGTTAAGCTCACACTGTCTTGAGTCGGATGTTAACAAGAATGTGTAATTTAcggtggcgattttagcatgtaacgTTAAATCAAGCTGGGTGGCAAACTCTCCAAAATGTTTTTAGATGGATTCCAACAAAGCCACTACACAGCACATACATGAATATCACTATaaaggtgacaaacggtgcccagaaactgttagggcctacataaagctgtcccaaaagCAGAACTTTCTTTTcaacaccatggagtgaatccctGTTACCAATGCTACACCTGGCAGTCAACGAAACAGTTCATTGAGCCTCATTTgctgacttaaaaaaaaatgtatggctgACTTgcataaacaaatgtggtttctacttaTAATGGATATGTACAAACtatgttcttacagtattctccctgtacaccaagtcagaattgtaggataaataaagggggcatataagcaggcATAAGCTTACAATAttagatgattacatttctctaaaacagactatagtctacatgtgcaccaccaagtcagaagagTAGgttaagttatgagggggaaagggaccaaattattagggtgagacacatgggctactaacagcttactacactaCATACTTAGAATTActgtcttagctacagtatacatatctccctggcatattacataatttgtgCAGCagtatacaatacatttttggactcaccttgttgtgctgtgctcaattaaacaggaaggtggcgcggaaGTCCTTGTGGGTAAATttagtcatcaaagtctggcattctctggatttatggtgctttcaagacaattgagaactcggggaaaaaaacaaggttgaatcatgacgtccgTGATCTTCAGATCTGAACTCTAGAAAGAGCCCAGAGTTTCCGAATTGGAATTCCGAGTCGGATGgccattcaaaatgtattttcccagtcagagctcgtttttgtctgagttcccagttgtcttgaactcactgtaGTCTGAGATTTCTGAGTTTCCGGTTGTTTTGAactcggcagaagtcatgctgaatTGACAGCATTAATGTTTAGAATTTTAAGCTTGAAAATAGACCCTtcaacccagacttggaccacacacccactccactgaatagcaggctagtgattgctttgcaacgcttgcagttagccactgtttCCTtcaaaaccactcattgttgaatttgcaatttccaacttgcggtaatgtttatgtccagtggccgatgagcaccgatacgttatctataatttctcttcatatgacaaagaTTGAAAAGgctttgccagtagattgtcaacgtcattcatgatgatgactgcttgtctaactTACTAGGTAAGATTTTGaaggtatgatgttgacatgtgcagtccaatcaaagctacggtagatataacgtgatttgacattttatctgtggccaatgatcttgagctttcttggatgggcacttctaatgtaactctatggcagcacccaaggggcttgaattttcaactCTCCCTGTAGAGTTTGCGGcaacgtagtgtccccatgagtgacagaacacagcCATTCACGGcgtaactagagaacattaccaacctctACGTTCCGTATTTTctactggctgccccaccaccacagaaagcactgagctagagtgaaacacctgcattttggagctgccgtACTCAAAAACGTTaaaagaccatgtttgtatgcggctttattaactcatatatatatatatataatttttttttacattgtttgcaaactgaaatGTGACGCATATTCATGCcagaataacatgcaaaacaggcaacaaaaaatatatatattttatttgtttagcttcacaggtggggctcaaaacctgccctgaatgatggtaatttagcctattaaaaACCAAAACTGTTTCAAGTGAGCATTCAGCAGGTCTGATGCCGAAAATAAAGTACATtcttgcctacttcacccatttttttatttattttttcaaagaaagcagtgtgtagttccagtagttacctacaccgctacatggcaaAACAAGTAATTAGCtaactactccctccctcccataacgactgcaaaatgtagttaaattacatgtagttcactactccccaacgcTGCTTGCTGTCTAGGTATTTATATAGCTAACCTGACATAACTAACCAAGCAATGATTTTACCTCCCTCCCATAAACAGTGTGGCATGAGGGCGACAGATGCCTCGCTCCCAGCCCCAGAGATGGCACCCTACTACGAGAGGGGACAATCCAGAAACTCCCTTCCACTTCTCATGGTGAGGACATGGCACTGGTGAAGTTCACAGATCAAcatgatgaggaagaggaggcagtCTTTCCAGTCTGTAAACTCCAGAGACCAGACACAAACCAGTCGTCCACCAGTGTAGTGTCTGCCCAGGAGAAGCCTCTATTCCTCTGCAGCCAGACCCCCCCCGGTCCATCAGAGCCCTTGGTGTTGTCACAGAGTGGTGTGGCAGTCCCATACACCATCAACAGGTACGTGAGCTGTTAACTATGAAGCTGGGATTTTGCTGGGCTACCCATGTTGTTTTTGCTGTATGAATGGGGCCTTAATCAGATGCCATCAACAGGTACCTGAGGTACTACCAGAAGGAAGGGATCCAGTTCATCTATGACAACTACGCACAGTCCAGAGGATGTATCCTGGGAGATGACATGGGCCTGGGCAAGACCATTCAGGTAAAGACTAGACTGTCTCTGCAGAAACCTGATTGTTGACTGTATGTAGATAGAGTATTACCACTATTGGAGTTACCATGTGAAGAAAGACCTGCTGTTCATGACTGACGTGTGTGTCTGTCAACAGGTCATTGGTTTCCTGGCTGCTGTGCTGGGTAAAACAGGGACATGGGAAGACATTGAGAACAACAGGCCTCAGTTCCTTCACACTCAGATCCCCACACAGCGAAGCAAACCCAGAAAGGTAGATATTGAGCTATAGATTTCCCACAAGGGTAGCACTCTTTGTGGCTGATAAACTGACTGATAGttacaaaaaaatgttaaaacccaCATGTGCATGCCCATGCTCTCTGTTAGGGTCCTGTGTAGGTGTTGTAATGTTATCCATGGTTGTGCCCAGGTGTTCCTGATTGTGGCCCCTCTGTCGGTGCTGTACAACTGGAAAGAGGAGCTGGAGACGTGGGGTTACTTCCTGACCGTGGTGGTCCACGGtctgaggaaagaggaggagctgGCTCGCATCCAGAGGGGACGCTCTGAGATCGCCCTCACCACCTACGAGACCCTACGCCTCTGTCTGGAGCAGTTTAACAGGTAACGTTAGCTAAGATAATTAGGTGTGTTGGCGTGTGTAGCCTGAAACCTTAGTAGACCTGTTTCATAATCCTATCGTGAAACTCCACCTATAAGCCTGCCACGCATTTTGACTGTGTGGCCGGTCTTCAATTCCAGCATTGACTGGTCTGCTGTGATAGTGGACGAGGCCCACAAGATCAAGAACCCCAACTCCCAGATCACTGGGGCAATGAAGGAGCTGAGGTGTCTGGTCAGAGTGGGCCTCACTGGCACAATCCTGCAGAACAACCTGGACGAGCTCTGGTGTGtcatggactggtgggtctacacTGGCAATATAACTACTACTGTTTCTATCACTGCTGCTACAGTACGGCTGATTACCCTTATTTAGACACGTACTAGTGCAATGATGCAGAGTCGAGAGGTTACCCCAAAAAACTCCCAATACTCAGTACCACCATTTCCTTCTAAACCACTCTTTCTCTTGGGATTGACCTTCTTCCTTTGTGTACTTCAGGGCCATCCCTCGTTGCCTTGGCAGCCTGGGTAACTTCAAGAATATGTTTTCGGACCCCATCGAACTGGGGCAGAAGCACAGCGTAACTAAGCGGGCCCTAGCGACGGGCAGGAGGGCGGTCCAGGCCCTGGCTGGGAAGCTCTCCCAATGGTTTCTCCGGAGGACCAAGGCTCTTATCAGAGAGCAGCTGCCCAAAAAAGACGACAGGGTGAGTGGAGACTTCCACACAGGGTTCATGTTCATGAAGTAGGGTTGTGCAATTCTGGTAACTTTTCCAGAAATACTAGTTGGGAGTATTCCTGCTTATTCTCTGCTgatttcaggaattttccaacaGGGATTcatggaaaacctgggaattttgggaaagttaccggAATTTTACAACCCTAATTGAATGAATTCTCTGGCCTTGAATGCGAATATCTCTGGTCTAGCAGGTGGTTTCAAACATCTCACTAAGTGAATGGCTCCTCCATCTCTGGCCAGGTGGTGTACTGTTCGCTGACGTCGTTCCAGCAGACTGTGTACCAGGCGGTACTGGATACGGAGGACGTCACCCTGCTCTTGCGCTCCTCAGAGAAGTGTGACTGTCAGAGTGGACGCTCCCGCAGGAAGTGCTGCTATAAGGTCGGCTTTTAACTGGAACAGTTGTGTTATAACCTCTATTTGACCCGCTATGAAGAAATCTGTTATTAACTGTTTTGCACTCTTTAGTTCAGTAAACATCAGTCAAGGTTTGAATCATTGTTTGGTCTTAGTAGGTCACGTAGACTGAGCAATGGTCACAATGTTGACTTTATTGTGATAGGCCTTCCCTGTGAGGTGATGTAAATGTTTGGTCTCTTGTAAACTACAGGTGAATGCTCGGGGTGTGCGTGTGACAGACCTGTACTTCAGTTACTTGGCTATTCTCAGGAAGGTGGCCAACCACGTGGCTTTACTGCAGTCCAAGTGGAACACTAGCAAAAAGCAGGTACGCTCTCACAAGTAAAGACCTGGTTATTAATTTACTGAACGTGACAAGTTCTGTTTGGTTTAACATCTGGACATACTGTGCTCTCTCAGGAGCAGTATGTGAATGAGATCTGTGAGAAGGTGTTCCAAAAGTTTCCTGACTTCACAGAGAAATGCAAGCAGACAGCATTTGAGGCCATGTCAGACCCCATGTACAGCGGAAAGATGAAGGTAGGTGGGTCACGAGGACAAAAGTCATGTCACGTGAATGGCAAAGGCAGTTAGGTAGGCTCATATGTTTACATATAGTATCAGGTTTTTAAGAGAAGTATTTGTCTCATTTGGATCCTTGGTTGATATCCCTTCTCCTCTACCCCCTGTCATAGGTTCTACAGAGGTTGTTGAAACATTACGTGCAGAGAAAAGACAAAGTACTATTATTCTCCCTCTCCACTAAGGTAAAACGTT
Protein-coding regions in this window:
- the ercc6l2 gene encoding DNA excision repair protein ERCC-6-like 2 isoform X2 produces the protein MMASTSTADIKVWHEGDRCLAPSPRDGTLLREGTIQKLPSTSHGEDMALVKFTDQHDEEEEAVFPVCKLQRPDTNQSSTSVVSAQEKPLFLCSQTPPGPSEPLVLSQSGVAVPYTINRYLRYYQKEGIQFIYDNYAQSRGCILGDDMGLGKTIQVIGFLAAVLGKTGTWEDIENNRPQFLHTQIPTQRSKPRKVFLIVAPLSVLYNWKEELETWGYFLTVVVHGLRKEEELARIQRGRSEIALTTYETLRLCLEQFNSIDWSAVIVDEAHKIKNPNSQITGAMKELRCLVRVGLTGTILQNNLDELWCVMDWAIPRCLGSLGNFKNMFSDPIELGQKHSVTKRALATGRRAVQALAGKLSQWFLRRTKALIREQLPKKDDRVVYCSLTSFQQTVYQAVLDTEDVTLLLRSSEKCDCQSGRSRRKCCYKVNARGVRVTDLYFSYLAILRKVANHVALLQSKWNTSKKQEQYVNEICEKVFQKFPDFTEKCKQTAFEAMSDPMYSGKMKVLQRLLKHYVQRKDKVLLFSLSTKLLDVLESYCMADGLEYSRLDGNTKSRERLKIVKEFNSCPDINLCLVSTMAGGLGLNFVGANIVVLFDPTWNPANDLQAIDRAYRIGQCRDVTVFRLISLGTVEEVIYLRQVYKQQLQSSVVGKESARRYFDAVQGSDDQKGELFGIQNLFRLQTQGTCLTRRILEREGRVEVGVMTASTHTGEEEERKSESAALSSLHSHVKETIPHTCDFLSLLHRPLLTLLSLLPLSPFSPHLSFVLSLCDSVPTDGHNYPSVMTGPDHTEGRLFCCVVFIYPIVWPLSTVTVPS